Genomic DNA from Candidatus Edwardsbacteria bacterium:
CTTCATTCAGCAGTCCCCCGATACGACTTGTATAGTTGTCTATAACTTTCAGTATTTTTTTTCTCAAAAAATCATCGTTCAGATGGATGCATTCCGAGGTAATAACGAACAGGCCTCCTTTCCTCTTCTCGGTAAAAATAAGATGGGACCTCATGATATCCTTAAGTTTTTTGATGGGGTCGGAATCCCGGACTACCGCCTGGTCAAAAGTCTCCATCATTTTGATCTCCACGTCGTCAATGATGGCCCCCAGGATGTCCCGCTTACTCTTGAAGTGCCGGTATACCGCCGCTTCGGATATCCCGTTCAGGTAGGCGATATTCTTGATGGTAATGGCGTAAACCCCCCGCTCGATCATGAATTTCTGGGCGGTGGCCACGATCTCCTTCCTTCTGGTTTCGGTAGGCTTGCGCCTTTGGGGCTTTGGCATAATAAAACGATCTCTATGTTAGTTAACACTCACTTACATTATATCAAAAGGCTCAAGCCATGTCAACCCCGACAGGAAAGAGCCGCTTTACAGCGGCTCCATCTTACTTGCCCTGATTGCGTCATTTTCCGCCCTTCAGTTTGAAATCACGGAACCACCCGAATCCAGAGGCTTCAAATTGTTTTAAAAAACGGCCATTACCCTGGACCATCAGATCGGCCACATAATGCAATCCGAAATAGCGCTGGACTGGATTGATATACCCCTGTTCCTTTGCTTTGGCGACACAGTTATCGGCAAATCTCTTGCCGCCCACCTTCAGGCATACATTTTGGAATCTTTTCAGGCGATCCGGCGTCAGCTCAATCCTTACATCGGGATACTTATCGTCAAAGGCTTTTAGCAGGGCGGCATCCGTCAGGTCGGAATATCTTTCGTTATGCACCGCTACCGACGGAGGAAGTTTCTTCCTGGACTTGGGCTTGCTCTTGGGATATCCCAGGGTCAAAAGAACGATCGGGAAAACCCCCTTGGGCAGTTTGAACATCTTTTTCAGCCGGGGGAAGAATTCCATCACCGTCCCGATATACACCGAACCCAGGCCCAGTGAATCGGCCGCGGTGCAGATGTTCTGGGCGCAGATGATGGCATCCTGGAAAGATATCCAGAAATGACGGAAGGAATTATTGGCGGTGAAGGGCGCGCCTTCCAGTTTGGCCCAGCGCTCCAAACGCCGCCAGTCGAGGCAGAACAACAGGTTGGCCGGAGCCTGCCCGATAAAAGGCTGGTGGCACATTTCGGCCAGTTTCTTATTGGTTCGGGAGTTTTCTATTTTTATGACCGAATAGGGCTGCAGGTTGCCCCCAGTGGCGGCGTGAGCCCCGGCCCTTAAGATGTGATCCATGGTCCGGGGCGGGATCTTTTTACTGGTGAAATTCCGGCAGCTTCCCCGTTCTATCAGCAGTTTGAGGGTATCGTTGGGATAGCTGCCTTTCGGCACCTGTTTAACGCCGTGGTGGGAAGGCATTTTACTGTCCGCCATATCTTTCTCCCTGTGCTATCTTTTATTTCTTCGGCAATAATTATAGATATCCCCATAGGAGTGGAACAACGCTCCGGCCAGAATGTTTCTCTTCCCGGCTCCGGCATCGTCCCGCTTGAGATAATTATTGATCACCTTTCCCCGGCTGTTCTTTTCCCGGTAGGGGTCTTTCAGGTTCATCCTGATCCGGGTAACCATCCCCGAGCTATAATGAATGATTGTTATCGTCCCGTCCGGAAATATCTCCTCCACCAGGCCCATGTGAGTTATCCGGTCGTAGACCACGTCGGTGGTATTCTTGAAGAACACCGCATCCCCGATATTGGGCTGGTATTCGC
This window encodes:
- a CDS encoding nitroreductase family protein, producing MADSKMPSHHGVKQVPKGSYPNDTLKLLIERGSCRNFTSKKIPPRTMDHILRAGAHAATGGNLQPYSVIKIENSRTNKKLAEMCHQPFIGQAPANLLFCLDWRRLERWAKLEGAPFTANNSFRHFWISFQDAIICAQNICTAADSLGLGSVYIGTVMEFFPRLKKMFKLPKGVFPIVLLTLGYPKSKPKSRKKLPPSVAVHNERYSDLTDAALLKAFDDKYPDVRIELTPDRLKRFQNVCLKVGGKRFADNCVAKAKEQGYINPVQRYFGLHYVADLMVQGNGRFLKQFEASGFGWFRDFKLKGGK
- a CDS encoding TetR/AcrR family transcriptional regulator — its product is MPKPQRRKPTETRRKEIVATAQKFMIERGVYAITIKNIAYLNGISEAAVYRHFKSKRDILGAIIDDVEIKMMETFDQAVVRDSDPIKKLKDIMRSHLIFTEKRKGGLFVITSECIHLNDDFLRKKILKVIDNYTSRIGGLLNEARSRGLACPEMGIKEASLMYYGLIQTAATDFTLRSYDVPPISKFEHLWRFFCNGINYCRDAVN
- a CDS encoding CHAP domain-containing protein, producing the protein MRYFKFISFAVGILLLLSCAGPYIRSREMPREEMQRRQEIVECAKGLVGTKNLASLNKCFKNDCSGFVIGVYRLMGYRVDIRSHRKNRSLSEMLFLSLQDKGMAYREYQPNIGDAVFFKNTTDVVYDRITHMGLVEEIFPDGTITIIHYSSGMVTRIRMNLKDPYREKNSRGKVINNYLKRDDAGAGKRNILAGALFHSYGDIYNYCRRNKR